Proteins encoded together in one Scytonema millei VB511283 window:
- the ispG gene encoding (E)-4-hydroxy-3-methylbut-2-enyl-diphosphate synthase, producing the protein MQTLPNPATVKSSSGELSTDTTIHRRQTRPIQVGNVTIGGGHPVVVQSMINEDTLDIDGSVAAIRRLHEIGCEIVRVTVPSMAHAQALAEIKQKLYASYQPVPIVADVHHNGMKIALEVAKHIDKVRINPGLYVFEKPKSNRTEYSQTEFEEIGDKIRQTLEPLVVCLRDQGKAMRIGVNHGSLAERMLFTYGDTPEGMVESALEFIRICESLDFRNLVISLKASRVPVMIAANRLMVKRMNELGMDYPLHLGVTEAGDGEYGRIKSTAGIGTLLAEGIGDTIRVSLTEAPEKEIPVCYSILQSLGLRKTMVEYVACPSCGRTLFNLEEVLHKVREATKHLTGLDIAVMGCIVNGPGEMADADYGYVGKQPGYISLYRGREEIKRVPEDRGVEELINLIKADDRWVDP; encoded by the coding sequence ATGCAGACTCTCCCGAACCCAGCTACAGTAAAATCTTCTTCTGGCGAACTTTCCACCGATACTACTATCCATCGCCGCCAGACTCGTCCGATTCAGGTAGGAAACGTCACGATTGGTGGCGGTCATCCGGTGGTGGTGCAATCCATGATCAACGAAGACACCCTGGACATAGATGGTTCCGTTGCTGCTATTCGTCGCCTACATGAAATTGGCTGCGAAATAGTCCGCGTAACCGTACCAAGTATGGCACACGCTCAAGCCCTGGCAGAAATCAAACAAAAGTTGTATGCCTCTTACCAACCAGTCCCAATTGTGGCTGACGTGCATCATAATGGGATGAAAATTGCCTTGGAAGTTGCCAAGCACATCGATAAAGTGCGGATCAATCCCGGCTTGTACGTATTTGAAAAACCTAAATCCAATCGCACCGAGTACAGTCAAACAGAATTCGAGGAAATTGGAGACAAGATTCGTCAAACTTTGGAACCACTGGTAGTCTGCTTGCGCGACCAGGGTAAAGCCATGCGGATTGGCGTGAATCACGGCTCCTTGGCAGAAAGAATGCTGTTTACCTACGGCGACACCCCAGAAGGAATGGTAGAGTCAGCGCTGGAATTCATTCGGATTTGCGAATCGCTGGACTTCCGCAACTTAGTAATTTCTCTTAAAGCATCGCGAGTGCCTGTGATGATCGCTGCCAATCGTTTGATGGTTAAGCGTATGAATGAGCTAGGCATGGACTATCCTTTGCATCTAGGCGTGACGGAAGCTGGAGATGGCGAATACGGTCGAATCAAATCTACTGCTGGGATTGGGACGCTATTAGCTGAAGGGATTGGCGATACCATCCGCGTATCGCTGACAGAAGCGCCAGAAAAAGAAATTCCCGTTTGTTACAGCATTCTGCAATCTTTAGGTTTGCGAAAAACAATGGTAGAGTACGTTGCCTGTCCTTCTTGCGGACGCACCCTCTTTAATTTAGAGGAAGTGTTGCATAAAGTTAGAGAGGCAACTAAGCACCTAACAGGTTTAGATATTGCCGTTATGGGATGTATTGTCAATGGTCCTGGGGAAATGGCGGATGCGGACTACGGCTATGTAGGAAAGCAACCTGGTTACATTTCTCTCTATCGCGGTCGAGAAGAGATCA
- a CDS encoding WecB/TagA/CpsF family glycosyltransferase — protein sequence MRFDTTNKVETVELIQQITSDFSGLAIAQSFHTPVNKLELEVIPAEIPQIRICVIGSPVTVAPFDRQIDMILEWASSRSSRFVCVANVHMLTEAYWHPEFYAVLARADLVTPDGMPLVWMMKLMGAQHQNRVAGLDIMLSICQQAPQRRIKVFFLGSEASILEQMRKRLEGDFPALEIAGMEPLPFRPLTKAEDAAVIQKIHDSGAGIVLVALGCPKQEYWMDRHKGKIHAVTIGVGGVFPVYAGIHKRAPLWMRNFGLEWFYRLVQEPRRLWKRYTTTMPLFIWLALKQLLTQGAESRE from the coding sequence ATGAGATTTGATACAACAAATAAAGTAGAAACAGTGGAGTTAATCCAACAAATAACATCGGATTTCTCCGGTCTAGCGATCGCTCAATCGTTTCATACTCCAGTAAATAAATTGGAGTTAGAAGTTATTCCGGCTGAAATTCCTCAAATCAGAATTTGTGTGATTGGCTCACCAGTCACGGTAGCACCTTTCGATCGCCAAATAGACATGATATTGGAGTGGGCTAGCAGCCGTTCTAGCCGATTTGTGTGTGTGGCGAATGTCCATATGCTGACAGAAGCCTACTGGCATCCAGAATTTTATGCAGTGTTAGCTCGTGCAGATTTAGTCACTCCTGATGGTATGCCCTTAGTATGGATGATGAAACTAATGGGCGCGCAGCATCAGAATCGCGTTGCTGGGCTAGACATCATGTTATCTATTTGTCAACAGGCTCCCCAGCGTCGGATAAAAGTCTTTTTTCTTGGTTCGGAAGCCTCCATATTAGAACAGATGCGAAAGCGCTTAGAGGGTGACTTTCCCGCTTTAGAAATTGCCGGAATGGAGCCATTACCATTCCGTCCGCTTACAAAAGCAGAGGATGCGGCGGTCATTCAAAAAATCCATGATAGTGGAGCTGGAATTGTGTTAGTCGCTCTAGGATGTCCGAAGCAAGAATATTGGATGGATCGACATAAAGGCAAAATCCATGCCGTCACGATCGGTGTAGGCGGAGTATTTCCAGTGTATGCAGGAATTCACAAACGCGCTCCCTTGTGGATGAGAAACTTTGGTTTGGAGTGGTTTTACAGATTAGTTCAAGAACCACGTAGACTCTGGAAAAGATATACTACCACCATGCCCCTGTTTATCTGGCTAGCTTTGAAGCAGCTATTAACTCAGGGAGCAGAGAGCAGGGAGTAG